In one Fodinicola acaciae genomic region, the following are encoded:
- a CDS encoding bifunctional GNAT family N-acetyltransferase/acetate--CoA ligase family protein, producing the protein MIATEPMRVLLVDGAVATIRPYARSDQDAALALHRDLTERSTYLRFFSVGGRTAEQYVRHVTEEIDHPGCGALVVELAGELVALGSYSALGDRQVAEVAFTVADDVHSRGVGTLLLEHLASAARRDGIGRFVAEVLAENAKMLKVIADAGLQVRGHRNGVETDFEIPLEPDDGYLEAIAGRESVADIASLGALFRPSTVAVVGASRRCDTVGHAVLRNLSRGGFNGRVYPVNPHAAAVAGLPAYASIGDLPEVPDLAVICVPAAAVPVVAEECGARGVRALVVLTSGITAQPELADRLKAAVGRYGMRMVGPNCFGVISAGDGGILNATFGHAQAIPGGVGLVTQSGGIGIAVLEELARLRIGLSTFASTGDKYDLSSNDLLMWWSRDPATRLCVLYMESFGNPRKFSRLARRLSARKPVIALRAATSETGQRAAASHTAASASSATIRDALFRQAGVVAVDTLGELTALIAALASQPLPAGRRLAIVSNAGGGGVVAVDAAASAGLVVPEFSAQTRADLRDLLPAGASVANPVDTTATVDARTFGAAIRTVLADDAVDGVIAISVPTALGDPGAGAAVPSGGDKPVLAVRLGQAEAVALPSIGGRQWRVPRFNDPAVAVAAYARTCAYAEIRERAWGEQPDLPDVDLPAARRIVAGMLDEHAGGGWLPPDLTVRLLRSFGVPVAETVVVTSADAAIRAAESLGGGAVAMKAVVDGMTHKSDAGGVLLGRDGASKVRSGYEQLAATFGERLRGVAVQAMAEPGVETLAGVVSDPVFGPLVVFGAGGVTTDLLADRAVRLAPVTDVDAAEMVGGLRVSLLLSGYRGAAPADTAAVRDCLIRIGRMAELLPEVAELDLNPLVVRPDGCVAVDARVRILPRVQQDPLLRRLR; encoded by the coding sequence ATGATCGCGACCGAACCGATGCGGGTCCTGCTGGTCGACGGCGCGGTGGCGACCATCCGGCCGTACGCGCGAAGTGACCAGGACGCCGCACTGGCGCTGCACCGGGATTTGACCGAACGCAGCACATATCTGCGTTTCTTCAGCGTCGGTGGCCGTACGGCCGAACAGTACGTGCGGCACGTGACCGAGGAGATCGACCATCCGGGATGCGGCGCGCTGGTGGTCGAGCTGGCCGGGGAGCTCGTGGCGCTCGGCAGCTATTCCGCGCTCGGCGACCGGCAGGTGGCCGAAGTGGCCTTCACCGTCGCCGACGACGTGCATTCGCGTGGTGTCGGCACGCTGTTGTTGGAGCATCTGGCCTCGGCCGCGCGGCGCGACGGCATCGGCCGGTTCGTCGCCGAAGTCCTGGCGGAGAACGCGAAAATGCTCAAGGTGATCGCCGACGCCGGCCTGCAGGTCCGCGGTCATCGCAACGGCGTCGAAACCGACTTCGAGATCCCGCTGGAGCCCGACGACGGTTACTTGGAGGCGATCGCCGGTCGTGAGTCGGTCGCCGACATCGCCAGCCTCGGAGCGTTGTTCCGGCCGTCGACGGTCGCGGTGGTCGGCGCCAGCCGCCGCTGCGACACCGTCGGCCACGCCGTGCTGCGCAATCTGAGCCGCGGCGGCTTCAACGGCCGCGTCTATCCGGTGAACCCGCACGCGGCGGCGGTGGCCGGGCTGCCGGCGTACGCCTCGATCGGTGACCTGCCGGAGGTGCCCGACCTGGCGGTGATCTGCGTGCCGGCCGCGGCCGTGCCAGTGGTGGCCGAAGAATGCGGCGCGCGCGGCGTACGCGCCCTGGTCGTCCTGACCTCCGGCATCACGGCCCAGCCGGAGTTGGCCGACCGGTTGAAGGCCGCGGTCGGCCGCTATGGCATGCGGATGGTCGGTCCCAACTGCTTCGGCGTCATCAGCGCCGGCGACGGTGGCATCCTGAACGCCACTTTCGGCCACGCGCAGGCGATCCCCGGTGGTGTCGGGCTGGTGACCCAGTCCGGTGGCATTGGCATCGCGGTGCTGGAGGAGCTGGCCAGGCTGCGGATCGGGCTGTCGACCTTCGCCTCGACCGGTGACAAGTACGACCTGAGCAGCAACGACCTGCTGATGTGGTGGAGCCGCGACCCGGCGACCCGGTTGTGCGTGCTCTACATGGAATCCTTCGGCAACCCACGCAAGTTCTCCCGGCTCGCGCGCCGGCTCTCGGCGCGCAAACCAGTGATCGCGTTGCGCGCCGCCACCTCGGAGACCGGACAGCGCGCCGCGGCCTCGCACACAGCCGCCAGCGCGTCGTCGGCCACGATCCGCGACGCCCTGTTCCGGCAGGCGGGCGTGGTGGCGGTCGACACGCTCGGCGAGCTGACGGCGCTCATCGCAGCGCTGGCCAGTCAGCCGCTGCCGGCCGGCCGGCGGTTGGCGATCGTCAGCAACGCCGGCGGTGGTGGAGTGGTGGCCGTCGACGCTGCGGCGTCGGCCGGCCTGGTCGTCCCGGAGTTCTCCGCGCAGACTCGCGCGGACCTGCGGGATCTGCTGCCGGCCGGCGCCAGCGTCGCCAATCCGGTCGACACCACGGCGACCGTCGACGCGCGTACGTTCGGCGCTGCCATCCGGACGGTTCTGGCCGACGATGCCGTCGACGGTGTCATCGCGATCTCGGTGCCGACGGCGCTCGGCGATCCCGGCGCGGGAGCCGCCGTGCCGAGCGGTGGCGACAAACCGGTGTTGGCCGTACGGCTCGGCCAGGCCGAGGCCGTCGCTCTCCCCAGCATCGGCGGTCGGCAGTGGCGTGTCCCGCGATTCAACGACCCGGCGGTGGCGGTCGCCGCGTACGCGCGGACGTGCGCGTACGCGGAGATTCGCGAGCGTGCCTGGGGTGAACAGCCAGACCTTCCCGATGTCGATCTGCCGGCCGCGCGGCGAATCGTCGCCGGGATGCTGGACGAGCACGCCGGCGGTGGTTGGCTGCCACCTGACCTGACGGTCCGGCTGCTGCGGTCTTTCGGCGTACCAGTGGCCGAAACCGTCGTCGTCACCTCCGCCGACGCGGCGATCCGCGCGGCCGAGAGCCTCGGTGGCGGCGCCGTGGCCATGAAGGCCGTCGTCGACGGCATGACGCACAAATCCGACGCCGGTGGCGTGCTGCTCGGTCGCGACGGTGCAAGCAAAGTGCGGTCCGGTTACGAACAGCTGGCCGCGACGTTCGGTGAGCGGTTGCGCGGAGTCGCCGTGCAGGCGATGGCCGAGCCAGGCGTGGAGACCCTGGCCGGCGTGGTCAGCGACCCGGTCTTCGGTCCGCTGGTGGTCTTCGGCGCCGGTGGGGTGACCACGGACCTGCTTGCTGACCGTGCCGTCCGGCTGGCGCCGGTGACCGATGTCGACGCAGCGGAGATGGTTGGCGGGTTACGGGTTTCTTTGCTGCTGTCCGGTTATCGGGGTGCCGCGCCGGCCGACACCGCGGCGGTGCGGGACTGCCTGATCCGGATCGGACGGATGGCCGAGCTGCTGCCGGAGGTCGCCGAACTCGATCTCAACCCGCTGGTCGTACGGCCGGACGGGTGTGTCGCGGTCGATGCGCGGGTCCGGATTTTGCCGCGCGTACAACAGGATCCGCTGCTGCGCCGGCTGCGCTAG
- the gap gene encoding type I glyceraldehyde-3-phosphate dehydrogenase, with amino-acid sequence MTVRIGINGFGRIGRNFLRQTLDSQLKVVAVNDVTGPATLAHLLKYDSTYGTLDRPVDHTPTSLLVDGREIAVTAEHEPSRLDWGDRGVDVVIESTGRFRTYEAASAHLKAGARKVLLSAPGKGVDLTVVMGVNHHAYDPDRHDIVSNASCTTNCVVPMIHVMHESFGVGKGLMTTIHGYTNDQSLLDGPHKDLRRARSAAVNVIPTSTGAARAVGLVIPELDGAVDGIAVRVPVEDGSLTDLTLLLDRPATADDINEAFENAAGGRLAGVLRYATAPIVSRDVIGDSASCVFDSLLTQANGDFVKIFGWYDNEWGYTARLADLAGYVGARL; translated from the coding sequence ATGACCGTGCGCATAGGGATCAATGGTTTTGGCCGCATCGGACGCAATTTCTTGCGCCAGACGCTGGATTCGCAGCTGAAGGTGGTCGCGGTCAACGACGTGACCGGACCCGCGACGTTGGCGCACCTGCTCAAGTACGACTCGACGTACGGCACGTTGGACCGGCCGGTCGACCACACGCCGACCTCGTTGCTGGTCGACGGCCGGGAAATCGCCGTCACCGCCGAGCACGAGCCGAGCCGGCTCGACTGGGGTGACCGTGGCGTGGACGTGGTCATCGAGTCGACCGGCAGGTTCCGGACCTACGAGGCCGCGAGTGCGCACCTGAAGGCCGGCGCGCGCAAGGTCCTGCTTTCCGCGCCGGGCAAAGGTGTCGACCTGACGGTCGTGATGGGGGTCAACCATCACGCGTACGACCCGGATCGCCACGACATCGTTTCCAACGCCTCCTGCACGACCAACTGCGTGGTCCCGATGATCCACGTGATGCACGAGAGTTTCGGTGTCGGCAAAGGCCTGATGACGACGATCCATGGCTACACCAACGACCAGTCGCTGTTGGACGGTCCGCACAAGGACCTGCGCAGAGCGCGCTCGGCCGCGGTGAACGTCATTCCGACCAGCACCGGAGCGGCCCGCGCGGTCGGCCTGGTCATCCCCGAACTCGACGGCGCGGTCGACGGCATCGCCGTACGCGTGCCGGTCGAGGACGGATCGCTGACCGACCTGACGCTGTTGCTGGACCGGCCGGCGACCGCCGACGACATCAACGAGGCCTTCGAAAACGCCGCCGGAGGACGGTTGGCCGGCGTGCTCCGGTACGCGACCGCCCCGATCGTTTCCCGTGACGTCATAGGCGATTCGGCATCGTGCGTGTTCGATTCGTTGCTCACGCAGGCAAACGGCGACTTCGTGAAGATTTTCGGCTGGTACGACAACGAATGGGGCTACACCGCGCGGCTGGCCGACCTGGCCGGCTATGTCGGTGCGCGGCTCTGA
- a CDS encoding universal stress protein, translated as MEERSAHIVVGVDGRPQSEPAIRWAAREAAVTGQQVTLAYALEPPVAIPAIAEPGRQLDVAESALESAAAIVHAIAPYARLTIKAVVGHAARVLLDESADGALVVIGRNSSNVVQRLLSGSVGARLAGDASTAVVVVPPGGASPAAGAPVVVGVDRSLEAAGAAELAAAYAESRGVALEIVSAWQVFPSHNMSDLNAEAAKAEQLVNETALELTRRHPSVPMRACIRAARAADTLVTLSRSARLVVVGSRGHGQGSGLLLGSVSQSVLRRAACPAMVTHALATQATGVLVP; from the coding sequence ATGGAGGAGAGATCCGCGCATATCGTCGTCGGGGTGGACGGCCGTCCACAGAGCGAGCCGGCCATTCGCTGGGCCGCGCGAGAAGCCGCGGTCACCGGTCAACAGGTCACCCTGGCCTACGCGCTCGAGCCGCCGGTCGCGATTCCGGCCATCGCCGAACCCGGCCGGCAACTCGACGTCGCCGAATCCGCACTGGAATCCGCGGCGGCGATCGTGCACGCGATCGCACCGTATGCTCGGCTCACGATCAAGGCCGTCGTCGGTCACGCTGCGCGCGTGCTGCTCGACGAGTCCGCCGACGGCGCCCTCGTCGTCATCGGCCGCAACTCCAGCAATGTCGTGCAGCGGCTGCTGTCCGGCTCCGTCGGCGCTCGTCTCGCCGGCGACGCGTCCACCGCGGTCGTCGTGGTGCCACCTGGCGGAGCGTCGCCGGCCGCCGGCGCTCCGGTCGTGGTCGGTGTGGACCGATCGCTGGAGGCCGCCGGTGCCGCCGAACTCGCCGCCGCCTACGCCGAATCTCGCGGCGTGGCACTGGAGATCGTCTCCGCCTGGCAGGTTTTCCCGTCACACAACATGTCCGACCTGAACGCCGAGGCGGCGAAGGCCGAGCAACTGGTGAACGAGACCGCACTCGAGCTGACCCGGCGGCATCCATCCGTACCGATGCGTGCGTGTATCCGAGCCGCGCGAGCCGCGGACACTCTGGTCACGCTGTCCCGGTCGGCGCGTCTGGTGGTGGTCGGGTCACGCGGTCATGGCCAGGGATCGGGACTGCTGCTCGGATCCGTCAGCCAGTCCGTCCTCCGCCGCGCCGCCTGTCCGGCGATGGTCACCCACGCACTCGCCACGCAGGCAACCGGCGTACTCGTTCCGTGA
- a CDS encoding universal stress protein, producing the protein MTNGHPVVVGYDGSAEALKAVTWAAHESADRHLPMRIVHGSPRPVFTSTPEAAAYEWDDETIDRACQQLLDKAVEHVRSIEPNVRVHSSLIHLRPAHALLTAAKSASMVVVGSSGHGAVASALLGSTAAPVAAHSPCPVIVVHDHELNGSEPVVVGLDPYPAEPGRTCFDDVLEFAFEAASRRRVPLVAIRVWSDTAADVAPGMVLPQFIDWDAVEEDERITTSELLAGWREKFPDVEVRPTLVRGRAVGTLLNASKDAQLLVVGSRGRGGFASLLLGSVSRAMVHRASCPVAVIRTGREIDEFA; encoded by the coding sequence ATGACCAACGGCCACCCCGTGGTTGTCGGGTATGACGGATCGGCGGAGGCGCTCAAGGCGGTGACCTGGGCCGCGCACGAGTCCGCCGACCGGCATCTGCCGATGCGGATCGTGCACGGTTCACCGCGACCTGTCTTCACCAGCACACCGGAGGCGGCCGCGTACGAATGGGACGACGAGACCATCGACCGGGCCTGCCAACAGCTGCTGGACAAAGCTGTCGAACACGTCCGGTCGATCGAGCCGAACGTACGCGTGCACAGTTCGCTGATCCACCTGCGGCCGGCGCACGCGCTGTTGACCGCGGCGAAGTCGGCGTCCATGGTCGTGGTCGGCTCCAGCGGTCACGGCGCGGTGGCCAGCGCGCTGCTCGGGTCGACGGCCGCCCCCGTCGCCGCGCATTCACCGTGCCCGGTCATCGTCGTACACGACCACGAGCTCAACGGATCCGAGCCGGTTGTCGTCGGCCTGGATCCGTATCCCGCGGAGCCCGGCCGCACCTGCTTCGACGACGTACTGGAATTCGCCTTCGAGGCCGCCTCGCGCCGGCGCGTCCCACTGGTGGCGATCCGAGTGTGGAGCGACACGGCCGCCGATGTCGCGCCGGGCATGGTGTTGCCGCAGTTCATCGACTGGGACGCGGTCGAGGAGGACGAACGCATCACTACCTCGGAGTTGTTGGCCGGCTGGCGGGAGAAGTTCCCGGACGTCGAAGTGCGGCCGACCCTCGTACGCGGACGTGCTGTCGGGACGCTGCTGAACGCGTCCAAGGACGCGCAGTTGCTGGTGGTCGGATCCCGCGGACGCGGCGGATTCGCCAGCCTGTTGCTCGGATCGGTGAGCCGCGCCATGGTGCACCGCGCCAGCTGCCCGGTCGCGGTCATCCGCACCGGCCGCGAGATCGACGAGTTCGCCTGA
- a CDS encoding Rv1733c family protein, producing MTRWPATGPDQTWDNGKALECSKSDAGRVVVMFLFRIRRMPAIALRRLGFGANPMRRRSDRVEGIAYGVALLGAMATIGLAPSFAVNTYQQESRTAAVQRTERHQTQATLLEAAIPSGTSTTGVRGTSFVLVAWKTPDGARHTDRAKIDTDLPAGATTPVWVDRDGKLVTAPKTPTGVFFAALTAGVWLSFVGVVAAALFYWTVRLILDRSRLRDWDREWAGMENGWPRQVRPNDT from the coding sequence ATGACCCGGTGGCCGGCCACCGGACCGGACCAGACTTGGGACAACGGAAAAGCGCTGGAATGCAGCAAATCCGATGCCGGGAGGGTTGTCGTGATGTTCCTGTTCCGCATTCGCCGGATGCCGGCGATCGCGCTGCGGCGGCTCGGTTTCGGTGCCAACCCGATGCGTCGCCGGTCCGACCGCGTCGAAGGCATCGCGTACGGCGTGGCACTGCTCGGTGCGATGGCCACGATCGGACTCGCGCCGTCGTTCGCCGTCAACACCTATCAGCAGGAGTCCCGTACGGCCGCCGTGCAGCGCACCGAACGACACCAGACGCAGGCCACCCTGCTGGAGGCGGCGATCCCCTCCGGCACCAGCACGACCGGTGTTCGCGGCACGTCTTTCGTTCTGGTGGCGTGGAAAACACCGGACGGTGCGCGCCACACCGACCGCGCCAAGATCGACACGGACCTGCCCGCCGGTGCCACGACACCGGTGTGGGTCGACCGCGACGGCAAGCTGGTGACCGCTCCGAAGACACCGACCGGAGTCTTCTTCGCGGCACTCACCGCCGGGGTGTGGCTGTCGTTCGTCGGCGTTGTCGCCGCCGCGCTTTTCTATTGGACCGTACGGCTGATCCTGGACCGGTCACGGCTGCGGGATTGGGATCGCGAATGGGCCGGCATGGAGAACGGTTGGCCGCGGCAGGTCCGCCCCAACGACACGTAG
- the ftsH gene encoding ATP-dependent zinc metalloprotease FtsH translates to MTRSAAATRHFTARAKSGPPPDSPPPKPEPRPAPWWQHVLLPLVVLGIGGLVVWIVAAGGPPASTSLSYSDLVANVTAGKVASVTIGGDGSVTGTYKTGGAFTSQLPTALGTGQFGQLLQARHVRVEATAGGGSTWITILSFLPFMVIIGLMWWAARAAGRTMTAGGGLGAGTFGRSKAKLIDAQRPRTRFADVAGYDGVKQEVSEIVDFLRQPERYAAAGARGPRGVIMVGPPGTGKTLLARAVAGQAEVPFFSVTGSAFVEMFVGVGASRVRDLFEEARKRAPAIIFIDEIDAIGSRRSVQPTGGHEEREQTLNQLLAEMDGFDERSGIVVLAATNRPETLDAALLRPGRFDRQVTVPLPNQAERAAILAVHVKGKHLAPEIELGTIARATPGFSGADLANLVNEGAINAVRDGRTTITAADLDAARDRVLLGRRETSNALLPEERRAVAVHESGHALLATLCEHADPVAKVTILPAGVALGVTEQLPEAERHLYSEGYLHDLLAVRLGGRAAELVVFGEGSTGAASDLAGATQIAIRMVREFGLSAALGPVGYSDGDGAAAELGDVGVSPVRWAYSEQTQQKIDLEVSRLLRSAEERAVQLLRDHRTALDRLAERLIEAETVDGDAVLAALADPVPAGEKSLV, encoded by the coding sequence GTGACACGTTCTGCGGCGGCGACGCGGCATTTCACCGCTCGGGCGAAATCCGGTCCGCCGCCTGACAGTCCGCCGCCGAAACCCGAACCCCGGCCGGCGCCGTGGTGGCAACACGTGCTGTTGCCGCTGGTGGTGCTCGGCATCGGCGGCCTGGTGGTGTGGATCGTGGCGGCCGGCGGACCGCCGGCCTCGACGTCGCTGTCGTACTCCGATCTGGTGGCGAACGTGACCGCCGGCAAGGTGGCGTCGGTGACGATCGGTGGCGACGGCTCGGTCACCGGCACGTACAAGACCGGCGGCGCGTTCACCAGCCAGCTGCCGACCGCACTCGGGACCGGCCAGTTCGGTCAGCTCCTGCAGGCCAGGCACGTCAGGGTCGAGGCGACCGCCGGCGGCGGCTCGACCTGGATAACCATCCTGAGTTTCCTGCCGTTCATGGTGATCATCGGGTTGATGTGGTGGGCCGCGCGGGCCGCCGGCCGGACGATGACCGCTGGTGGAGGTCTCGGCGCCGGCACTTTCGGCCGCTCCAAAGCCAAACTCATCGACGCGCAGCGTCCGCGGACCAGATTCGCCGATGTCGCCGGCTACGACGGAGTCAAACAGGAGGTCAGCGAGATCGTCGACTTTCTGCGCCAGCCGGAGCGTTATGCGGCCGCCGGCGCACGTGGGCCGCGCGGTGTCATCATGGTCGGTCCACCTGGCACCGGGAAAACGCTACTCGCGCGAGCGGTGGCCGGACAGGCCGAGGTGCCGTTCTTCTCGGTCACCGGCTCCGCCTTCGTCGAGATGTTCGTCGGCGTCGGCGCCTCACGCGTACGGGATCTGTTCGAGGAAGCCAGAAAACGCGCGCCGGCGATCATCTTCATCGATGAGATCGACGCGATCGGCAGCCGCCGCAGCGTACAGCCGACCGGCGGTCATGAGGAGCGCGAACAGACGCTCAACCAACTGCTCGCCGAGATGGACGGTTTCGACGAGCGCAGCGGCATCGTCGTGCTCGCCGCCACGAACCGGCCGGAAACCCTCGACGCAGCCCTGTTGCGACCGGGCCGGTTCGACCGGCAGGTGACCGTACCGTTGCCGAACCAGGCCGAACGCGCGGCGATCCTGGCCGTACATGTCAAGGGAAAACACCTCGCACCCGAGATCGAGCTCGGCACGATCGCCCGCGCGACCCCCGGCTTTTCCGGGGCCGACCTGGCAAACCTGGTCAACGAGGGAGCCATCAACGCGGTACGCGATGGCCGAACGACCATCACCGCGGCGGATCTGGACGCCGCTCGCGACCGCGTGCTGCTCGGTCGCCGCGAGACCTCCAACGCCTTGCTGCCGGAGGAAAGACGCGCCGTCGCCGTGCACGAGTCCGGACACGCGTTGCTGGCCACCCTGTGCGAACACGCGGATCCGGTCGCGAAGGTGACGATCCTGCCGGCCGGTGTCGCGCTCGGGGTGACCGAACAACTGCCGGAGGCCGAGCGCCATCTCTACAGTGAGGGCTATCTGCACGACCTGCTCGCGGTCCGGCTTGGCGGCCGCGCGGCCGAGCTGGTCGTCTTCGGCGAAGGCTCGACCGGCGCCGCGAGCGACCTGGCCGGCGCGACGCAGATCGCCATCCGGATGGTCCGCGAGTTCGGCCTGTCCGCCGCGCTTGGACCGGTCGGCTATTCGGACGGCGACGGCGCCGCCGCTGAGCTCGGCGACGTCGGAGTCAGCCCGGTGCGGTGGGCCTATTCCGAGCAGACACAACAAAAGATCGACCTCGAGGTGTCGAGATTGTTGCGCAGCGCCGAAGAACGCGCGGTCCAGCTCCTGCGAGATCACCGCACCGCACTCGACCGGCTGGCCGAGCGGTTGATCGAGGCCGAGACCGTCGACGGCGACGCGGTGCTGGCCGCGCTGGCCGATCCGGTGCCGGCAGGCGAGAAGTCCCTGGTCTAA
- a CDS encoding universal stress protein — MRNRYRVAARPVTVGVDGSAEGLDAVRWGAAEALSRGIPLRLAYAATEPSGTAGIGTAAQKALDKAVTVVADAVPAVYVYPSVLHSNPIDALVVASGTSELVVVGRSHRRSGACGSVPAAVAARAECPVVVVRGEDWSARERSQAPVVLGVDVGVAPDVDAVIRLAFEMADRRHAPLSILRAISTENARLVPTTTVFPYRDWRSAAAAEHAAMAGRLEPWRDSFPGVIVSEEIVEELPAPALLEASTSAQLVVVGSRRRGGLAGLVLGSVSQALMRQASCPVVVVPTHREAHR, encoded by the coding sequence ATGAGAAACCGTTACCGCGTCGCGGCGCGGCCGGTCACCGTGGGGGTCGACGGCTCGGCCGAAGGACTGGACGCGGTTCGCTGGGGTGCCGCCGAGGCGCTGTCGCGCGGCATTCCGTTGCGCCTCGCGTACGCCGCCACCGAGCCGTCCGGCACCGCCGGAATCGGGACCGCCGCACAGAAAGCACTGGACAAGGCGGTCACGGTCGTCGCGGATGCGGTGCCGGCCGTCTACGTCTATCCGTCGGTGTTGCATTCCAACCCGATCGACGCGTTGGTCGTCGCCAGTGGCACCTCGGAGCTGGTCGTCGTCGGCCGCAGCCACCGGCGAAGCGGCGCGTGCGGTTCCGTGCCGGCCGCCGTCGCCGCACGCGCCGAGTGCCCCGTGGTCGTCGTACGAGGTGAGGACTGGTCGGCGCGCGAGCGGTCGCAGGCACCGGTCGTACTCGGCGTTGACGTCGGTGTCGCCCCCGACGTCGATGCCGTGATCCGGCTCGCGTTCGAGATGGCCGACCGGCGCCACGCGCCGCTGTCGATCCTGCGAGCGATCAGCACGGAAAACGCGCGGCTTGTCCCGACGACAACGGTTTTCCCTTATCGTGATTGGCGTTCCGCTGCGGCAGCAGAGCATGCGGCGATGGCCGGCCGGCTGGAACCCTGGCGCGACTCCTTCCCCGGCGTCATCGTCTCCGAGGAGATCGTCGAGGAACTGCCCGCACCGGCACTGCTGGAGGCCTCCACCAGCGCTCAGCTGGTCGTCGTCGGCAGCCGTCGTCGCGGCGGCCTCGCGGGGTTGGTGCTCGGCTCGGTCAGCCAGGCGCTCATGCGGCAGGCGAGCTGTCCGGTGGTCGTCGTTCCGACGCACCGCGAGGCCCACCGGTGA
- a CDS encoding Acg family FMN-binding oxidoreductase, which yields MTEIQRARFRSQLDEQPPFSPEEVAALAEAAGLAPSVLNTQPWAIRAVADGMDVFQDPVRDLPHIDPAGRERMISCGAAVFNVEVAMRRLGWTVHTELLPVPAMTGLVARIRRGARQRAGEVDLRMYAAMRQRRTYRQVFGPGTVPPRLLEAIEVVAAAHSCRLHVVADTYERQRIAELMVGAATMQATDPDFQAELGNWMRQRGDDAGLTSASVGHAPYPYDGIVHRPTLGGVDARQVEDALARSTVAILTTREDRPMDWLRAGMALQQILLTVTHHGLVVGLSEQVIEVPRTRAELATRLSTVDHPQMLLRIGHPLLNMPPTGRRSLADLFVADTPGQAR from the coding sequence ATGACAGAAATCCAGCGAGCGCGGTTTCGCTCGCAACTCGACGAGCAACCGCCGTTCAGTCCCGAGGAGGTCGCGGCACTGGCCGAGGCGGCGGGGCTGGCACCGTCCGTGCTGAACACCCAGCCGTGGGCCATCCGCGCTGTGGCCGACGGGATGGACGTTTTCCAGGACCCGGTCCGCGACCTTCCGCACATCGATCCGGCCGGTCGGGAACGGATGATCTCCTGCGGTGCCGCGGTGTTCAACGTCGAGGTCGCGATGCGGCGGCTCGGCTGGACCGTGCACACCGAGCTGCTTCCCGTGCCGGCCATGACCGGCCTGGTCGCGCGGATCCGGCGCGGCGCGCGGCAACGGGCCGGTGAGGTGGACCTCCGGATGTACGCGGCGATGCGCCAGCGGCGCACCTACCGGCAGGTGTTCGGACCGGGGACCGTCCCGCCGCGACTGCTGGAGGCGATCGAGGTTGTCGCGGCCGCGCACTCGTGCCGGCTGCATGTCGTGGCCGACACCTATGAACGCCAGCGGATCGCCGAGCTGATGGTGGGTGCCGCCACGATGCAGGCCACCGACCCGGATTTTCAGGCAGAGCTGGGAAACTGGATGCGTCAGCGCGGCGATGACGCGGGCCTGACGAGCGCGTCCGTGGGACACGCGCCATACCCGTACGACGGGATCGTCCACCGGCCGACTCTCGGTGGCGTGGACGCCCGCCAGGTGGAGGACGCGCTGGCCCGTAGCACCGTCGCGATCCTCACGACCCGTGAAGACCGGCCCATGGACTGGCTGCGCGCCGGCATGGCGTTGCAGCAGATCCTGCTCACCGTCACCCACCACGGCCTGGTCGTCGGACTGTCCGAACAGGTCATCGAGGTCCCGCGGACCCGCGCCGAGTTGGCCACCCGACTGTCCACAGTGGACCACCCGCAGATGTTGCTCAGGATCGGCCACCCGCTGCTGAACATGCCGCCGACCGGCCGCCGCTCGCTGGCTGACCTCTTCGTCGCCGACACACCTGGACAGGCGCGGTGA
- a CDS encoding response regulator, with amino-acid sequence MADGEPIRVFLLDDHEVVRRGVREMLTDAGIEVIGESGSAEEAARRIPALRPDVAVLDARLPDGSGIDVCREIRARDPRIKAIILTSYDDADALFAAIMAGAAGYVLKQIRGTDLAEGIRIVAKGQSLLDPAMTGEVLARLREPPKEDKRLASLTAQERRILSLIADGLTNRQIAETMFIAEKTVKNYASNLFAKLGVERRTQAAVYGARLRDKNTP; translated from the coding sequence ATGGCCGACGGCGAACCGATTCGGGTGTTCCTGCTGGACGACCACGAGGTGGTGCGTCGAGGCGTACGCGAGATGCTCACCGACGCCGGCATCGAGGTGATCGGTGAGTCCGGGTCGGCGGAGGAGGCGGCGCGGCGGATTCCGGCGTTGCGGCCGGACGTGGCGGTGTTGGACGCGCGGCTGCCCGACGGGTCGGGGATCGACGTGTGTCGGGAGATCCGGGCGCGAGATCCGCGGATCAAGGCCATCATTCTGACCTCCTACGACGACGCGGATGCGCTTTTCGCGGCGATCATGGCCGGCGCGGCCGGTTATGTGCTCAAGCAGATCCGTGGCACGGACCTGGCCGAGGGGATCCGGATCGTGGCGAAGGGTCAGTCGTTGCTGGATCCGGCGATGACCGGTGAGGTGTTGGCGCGGTTGCGTGAGCCACCCAAGGAAGACAAGCGGTTGGCGTCGTTGACGGCTCAGGAGCGGCGGATTCTGTCGCTCATCGCGGATGGCCTGACCAACCGGCAGATCGCCGAGACGATGTTCATCGCGGAGAAAACCGTGAAAAACTACGCGTCCAACCTGTTCGCCAAGCTCGGCGTCGAACGACGTACGCAGGCCGCTGTCTACGGCGCGAGACTCCGCGACAAGAACACACCGTAA